A single region of the Streptomyces sp. NBC_00425 genome encodes:
- a CDS encoding MarR family winged helix-turn-helix transcriptional regulator: MDDLIAASMIGQQEMAQRLGLNVTDLTCFAYVLQAGEDLLTAGDLAARVQVTTGAVTGILNRLERAGYVTRRSDPQDRRRVRVAAVPSAVARAYALYEPHYVRLNALFADYSPEEIAVLTDWFTRATALANSYREELRLRHDPGE, encoded by the coding sequence ATGGACGACCTCATCGCGGCCAGCATGATCGGGCAGCAGGAGATGGCCCAGCGCCTGGGCCTGAACGTCACGGACCTGACCTGCTTCGCCTACGTCCTCCAGGCCGGCGAGGATCTCCTCACCGCCGGGGACCTCGCGGCGCGCGTCCAGGTCACGACGGGCGCGGTGACCGGCATCCTCAACCGCCTGGAACGCGCCGGCTACGTCACCCGCAGGTCCGACCCCCAGGACCGGCGCCGGGTCCGCGTGGCAGCCGTCCCCTCGGCAGTGGCCAGGGCCTACGCCCTCTACGAGCCGCACTACGTCCGCCTCAACGCCCTCTTCGCCGACTACTCGCCGGAGGAGATCGCCGTCCTGACGGACTGGTTCACCCGCGCGACCGCCCTCGCCAACTCCTATCGCGAGGAGCTGCGACTCCGGCACGACCCGGGCGAATGA
- a CDS encoding ice-binding family protein encodes MKLKIPKPADRRTLSGLLASALAATVSAAMVFLTPTAASAIALPVPLGTAATYSVLAGQGVTNTGNSVLAHDLGTHPNPAITGFPPGQVGGAIHPADAAALQAKADLLVAYNNAAGQAVDFALPAGIGGGPALLPGVYHATAGVGITGDLVLDGQGSSDAVWVFQIPESLTTATSSRILLTNGASACNVFWQIGEDASLGVTTAFVGTLMAENSITVNQGTNVEGRLLAQVGSVTLNNNRIFLGGCAASTTGGTTTGTTTGTTTGTTTSGGLLGGGLVSGGLVTGGVLGGPIVGTGGTSGNTAGNSSGNTAGNTAGNNAGNTAGNNAGNTAGNTTGGNTAGNSAGNTTGGNGPGGNGHGPGGQGGPGHGGNGKHDHGGKLDLGQYIHPGKPDHGKYDHGREDHGKYDHGREDHGKYDHGQEDHGKYDHGQEDHGKYDHGQDDHGKQSGENFGYEDVPESHGGDDHSQGYEG; translated from the coding sequence ATGAAGCTGAAGATCCCTAAACCAGCTGACCGCCGCACTCTGTCCGGCTTGCTGGCCTCCGCCCTCGCGGCGACGGTTTCCGCTGCGATGGTCTTCCTGACACCGACGGCCGCGTCGGCGATCGCATTGCCCGTACCGCTGGGCACCGCCGCCACTTACTCCGTTCTGGCGGGTCAGGGAGTCACCAACACCGGCAACTCGGTGCTCGCCCACGACCTCGGGACGCACCCGAACCCGGCCATCACCGGATTTCCCCCCGGCCAGGTGGGAGGCGCCATCCACCCTGCGGACGCCGCGGCCCTCCAGGCCAAGGCGGACCTGCTCGTGGCGTACAACAACGCCGCCGGCCAGGCCGTGGACTTCGCGCTGCCGGCGGGAATCGGCGGAGGTCCGGCGCTTCTGCCCGGCGTCTACCACGCCACAGCCGGTGTCGGCATCACCGGCGACCTGGTCCTGGACGGTCAGGGCAGCTCCGACGCGGTCTGGGTGTTCCAGATTCCTGAGTCCCTGACGACGGCAACCTCCAGCCGGATTCTCCTCACCAACGGCGCTTCGGCGTGCAACGTGTTCTGGCAGATCGGCGAAGACGCGTCGCTCGGCGTCACCACCGCCTTCGTGGGCACGCTCATGGCCGAGAACTCGATCACCGTGAACCAGGGAACGAACGTCGAGGGCCGGTTGCTGGCCCAAGTGGGTTCTGTGACCCTCAACAACAACAGGATCTTCCTCGGCGGGTGCGCGGCCTCCACCACTGGTGGAACGACGACGGGAACGACCACCGGCACCACCACCGGCACGACCACCAGTGGAGGACTCCTCGGCGGCGGCCTCGTCAGCGGTGGCCTCGTCACCGGTGGCGTCCTGGGCGGGCCCATCGTCGGGACCGGCGGCACCTCGGGAAACACCGCCGGTAACTCGTCCGGAAACACCGCGGGCAACACCGCCGGGAACAACGCGGGCAACACCGCCGGGAACAACGCGGGCAACACCGCCGGGAACACCACCGGCGGGAACACCGCAGGCAACAGCGCCGGAAACACCACCGGTGGCAACGGCCCCGGCGGGAACGGCCATGGGCCAGGCGGACAGGGCGGACCGGGCCACGGTGGCAACGGAAAGCATGATCACGGCGGCAAGCTCGACCTCGGGCAGTACATCCACCCCGGTAAGCCCGACCACGGCAAGTACGACCACGGCCGGGAAGACCACGGCAAGTACGACCACGGCCGGGAAGACCACGGCAAGTACGACCACGGTCAGGAAGACCACGGCAAGTACGACCACGGTCAGGAAGACCACGGCAAGTACGACCACGGCCAGGACGACCACGGCAAGCAGTCCGGCGAGAACTTCGGCTACGAAGACGTGCCCGAGAGCCACGGGGGCGACGACCACTCCCAGGGTTACGAGGGCTAG
- a CDS encoding PadR family transcriptional regulator, with translation MALRHAVLAALLDGEYSGYQLAKAFDVGVANFWHALPQQLYTELAKLEKEGLVAGRQVIQETRPNKRLFHVTDAGRAELEEFAAAVAKPSFIRDDLLVKVQVADRIGTASVIAQLEERAAAAEAKIELLGKLLRQLRGDADEEDFLRRGERIGPYLTCLRGLDFEQGHRDWCLRIATVLRERRAAHAER, from the coding sequence ATGGCCTTGCGACATGCCGTGCTGGCAGCGCTGCTGGACGGCGAATACAGCGGGTACCAACTGGCGAAGGCGTTCGACGTCGGCGTGGCGAACTTCTGGCATGCGCTGCCCCAGCAGCTGTACACCGAACTGGCCAAACTGGAGAAGGAAGGGCTGGTCGCGGGGCGGCAGGTGATCCAGGAGACCCGGCCCAACAAGCGGCTGTTCCACGTCACGGACGCCGGTCGCGCCGAACTGGAGGAGTTCGCCGCGGCCGTGGCGAAGCCCTCGTTCATCCGCGACGATCTGCTGGTCAAGGTCCAGGTCGCCGACCGCATCGGCACCGCGTCGGTGATCGCACAGCTCGAAGAGCGGGCGGCCGCGGCCGAGGCCAAGATCGAGCTGCTCGGCAAGCTGCTGCGACAGCTGCGCGGCGACGCGGACGAAGAGGATTTCCTTCGCCGAGGCGAGCGGATCGGGCCCTACCTGACCTGTCTGCGCGGCCTCGACTTCGAGCAGGGCCACCGGGACTGGTGCCTGCGGATCGCGACCGTCCTGCGGGAAAGGCGGGCGGCTCATGCCGAGCGGTGA
- a CDS encoding DUF4265 domain-containing protein, with translation MANPEGPYVKVHFRLEIEDDWPPASVESLWAVDQGDGTARLDNIPWFVRSIACGDIVATEPDEEGVRWAGEVVRRSENCTIRLVVLRDGGSGAARQSVLNAFHELGVCGEGIERFRMVALDVPPAADIAKVRKLLNHGVAKEWWHMEEGCVTAQWRAASLG, from the coding sequence ATGGCGAACCCCGAGGGCCCGTATGTGAAGGTGCATTTCCGGCTTGAGATCGAGGACGACTGGCCCCCGGCGTCGGTGGAGAGTCTGTGGGCGGTCGACCAAGGGGACGGCACCGCGCGGCTCGACAACATTCCCTGGTTCGTCCGGTCCATCGCCTGCGGGGACATCGTGGCCACGGAGCCCGACGAGGAGGGCGTTCGATGGGCCGGCGAGGTGGTTCGGCGTTCCGAGAACTGCACCATCCGCCTCGTCGTGTTGCGGGACGGCGGTTCGGGAGCCGCACGGCAGAGCGTGCTCAACGCGTTCCACGAACTGGGAGTCTGCGGTGAGGGCATAGAACGGTTCCGCATGGTCGCCCTGGACGTCCCTCCCGCCGCCGACATCGCCAAGGTGCGGAAGCTGCTCAACCACGGGGTGGCCAAGGAGTGGTGGCACATGGAAGAAGGCTGTGTCACCGCGCAGTGGCGAGCCGCCTCCCTCGGCTGA
- a CDS encoding SSI family serine proteinase inhibitor: MFQVTPLRRLVVTALAVCAAVIASSAAGPVSAYAARPGSAGTTAGVPATAGGRAPLAPPPVREEDRMSGDHLMVTVRHAGGRTDGTFEVYCHPDRGSHPDPVGACGTVDRNTRWGRDAFAPVPGGELCTMRYGGPATAHVTGRWAGRPVDATFDRSNGCQIERWDRFVPLLPDPRPASAAPAG, translated from the coding sequence ATGTTCCAGGTCACCCCGCTTCGACGCCTCGTCGTCACCGCCCTTGCCGTCTGCGCCGCCGTGATCGCCTCGTCGGCCGCAGGCCCCGTCAGCGCGTACGCCGCGCGTCCCGGGAGCGCCGGCACGACGGCGGGCGTCCCCGCCACGGCCGGCGGACGTGCCCCGCTCGCACCGCCGCCGGTCCGGGAGGAGGACCGGATGAGCGGCGATCACCTCATGGTCACCGTCCGGCACGCCGGCGGACGGACAGACGGGACGTTCGAGGTGTACTGCCACCCCGACCGCGGCAGCCACCCGGACCCGGTCGGCGCCTGCGGGACCGTGGACCGCAACACCCGGTGGGGCCGGGACGCCTTCGCGCCCGTCCCCGGGGGCGAGCTCTGCACGATGCGCTACGGCGGCCCGGCCACCGCCCATGTCACCGGCCGCTGGGCCGGACGTCCCGTCGACGCGACGTTCGACCGCAGCAACGGCTGCCAGATCGAGCGGTGGGACCGGTTCGTGCCGCTCCTCCCCGACCCGCGTCCGGCGTCGGCGGCCCCCGCCGGCTGA
- a CDS encoding SGNH/GDSL hydrolase family protein has product MPSGDYVRYVALGDSQTEGLGDGDDTVGLRGFADRLAEHLAAVNPGLRYANLAVRGRTAGQVRAEQLGPALALRPDLATVVAGVNDLLRPRYDAEEVAGHLEDMFAALTDAGTHVATLTFPDVGKIVPLARPVRARVFDLNTRIRAAAARHGVTVAETGRHAVTTDPRMWTADRLHASSLGHERIAAALARAIHLPGADDDWTLPLPPQRVPSRRQAAEAELRWAAAYLGPWLGRRLRGRSSGDGRTARRPQLLPVGPPPGSAANNARRESP; this is encoded by the coding sequence ATGCCGAGCGGTGACTACGTGCGCTACGTGGCCCTGGGCGACAGCCAGACCGAAGGACTGGGCGACGGGGACGACACCGTCGGCCTGCGCGGCTTCGCCGACCGGCTCGCCGAGCACCTCGCAGCCGTCAACCCCGGTCTCCGGTACGCCAATCTGGCCGTACGAGGACGCACGGCCGGCCAGGTCCGCGCCGAACAGCTGGGGCCCGCCCTGGCCCTGCGCCCCGACCTGGCCACCGTCGTCGCCGGCGTCAACGACCTGCTCCGGCCCCGGTACGACGCCGAGGAGGTGGCGGGACACCTGGAGGACATGTTCGCCGCGCTCACGGACGCCGGGACCCACGTGGCGACACTGACCTTCCCCGACGTCGGAAAGATCGTGCCGCTGGCCCGGCCCGTCAGGGCCCGCGTGTTCGACCTCAACACCCGTATCCGCGCCGCGGCCGCCCGGCACGGGGTCACGGTCGCCGAAACCGGCCGGCATGCCGTCACCACCGACCCGCGGATGTGGACCGCGGACCGCCTCCACGCCAGCTCTCTCGGCCACGAACGGATCGCCGCGGCCCTCGCCCGGGCCATCCACCTGCCCGGAGCCGACGACGACTGGACCCTCCCCCTCCCGCCACAGCGGGTCCCCTCGCGCCGGCAGGCCGCAGAAGCCGAACTGCGCTGGGCGGCCGCATACCTCGGCCCCTGGCTCGGACGCCGTCTGCGCGGCCGGTCCTCCGGCGACGGTCGCACCGCCAGACGCCCTCAGCTCCTGCCCGTCGGCCCCCCGCCCGGCTCTGCCGCCAACAACGCTCGACGGGAATCTCCGTAG
- a CDS encoding response regulator transcription factor, whose protein sequence is MTTTSPQGRTELLRPDGSPVRVLVVDDELSITELLSMALRYEGWQIRSAGDGTGAIQTAREFRPDAVVLDMMLPDMDGLTVLGRLRRDLPDVPVLFLTAKDAVEDRIAGLTAGGDDYVTKPFSLEEVVARLRGLIRRSGAADRRSDSVLVVGDLTLDEDSHEVSRAGANIHLTATEFELLRFLMRNPRRVLSKAQILDRVWSYDFGGQANVVELYISYLRRKIDAGREPMIHTRRGAGYLIKPAAS, encoded by the coding sequence ATGACCACGACCTCGCCCCAGGGGCGCACCGAACTGCTGAGGCCGGACGGGAGCCCCGTCCGCGTGCTTGTGGTGGACGACGAGCTGTCGATCACCGAACTGCTCTCCATGGCCCTGCGCTACGAGGGATGGCAGATCCGGAGTGCCGGTGACGGCACGGGCGCGATCCAGACCGCCCGTGAGTTCCGGCCCGACGCCGTCGTCCTCGACATGATGCTGCCGGACATGGACGGGCTGACGGTCCTGGGGCGGCTACGCCGTGATCTGCCGGACGTCCCGGTGCTGTTCCTGACGGCCAAGGACGCCGTCGAGGACCGTATCGCCGGGCTCACCGCCGGCGGCGACGACTACGTCACCAAGCCGTTCAGCCTCGAAGAGGTCGTGGCCCGGCTGCGAGGGCTCATCCGGCGCTCCGGCGCCGCCGACCGGCGCTCGGACTCCGTGCTCGTCGTCGGCGACCTGACCCTCGACGAGGACAGCCACGAGGTCTCGCGGGCCGGCGCCAACATCCACCTCACCGCCACCGAGTTCGAGCTGCTGCGCTTCCTGATGCGCAACCCGCGGCGCGTGCTCAGCAAGGCGCAGATCCTGGACCGGGTGTGGTCGTACGACTTCGGCGGTCAGGCCAACGTCGTCGAGCTGTACATCTCCTACCTGCGGCGCAAGATAGACGCCGGCCGTGAGCCGATGATCCACACCCGTCGTGGAGCCGGCTATCTGATCAAGCCCGCCGCGTCATGA
- a CDS encoding DUF5819 family protein — protein MKEFQHSEAGPVVQERPDATAAPPKLPRGARVLKCGLCATVVLCLMASVFHVLLVFLHVAPANTISKRYSPLINSWVYPFFEQNWRLFAPDPESVNRQILARTAHTGSDGSVEVSPWFDLTAVDRSAVVHDPFPSHTAQNMLRRAWAGYVDSHGGDDNARTERALMMQKYLSNIAADRAAARENGPFDFIQLRVVALSIPAPGPAAGNRPPTPAENRLLPWWKVTRHGK, from the coding sequence GTGAAGGAATTCCAGCACTCCGAAGCCGGTCCGGTCGTGCAGGAACGGCCTGACGCGACGGCTGCGCCGCCCAAGCTGCCGAGAGGCGCCCGTGTGCTGAAATGCGGACTGTGCGCCACCGTGGTCCTGTGCCTGATGGCGAGTGTCTTCCACGTGCTTCTCGTGTTTCTCCACGTGGCACCGGCCAACACCATCTCCAAGCGGTACAGTCCGCTGATCAATTCATGGGTGTACCCCTTCTTCGAACAGAATTGGCGGCTTTTCGCTCCGGACCCCGAATCCGTCAACCGGCAGATTCTGGCGAGAACCGCGCACACCGGCTCCGACGGATCGGTCGAGGTGAGTCCCTGGTTCGACCTGACCGCCGTGGACCGTTCCGCGGTCGTGCATGATCCGTTCCCGAGCCACACGGCACAGAACATGTTGCGCCGCGCCTGGGCCGGCTACGTCGACTCTCACGGAGGAGACGACAACGCGCGCACCGAACGTGCCCTGATGATGCAGAAGTACCTGAGCAACATCGCCGCGGACCGCGCCGCCGCCCGCGAGAACGGACCCTTCGACTTCATCCAGCTCCGCGTCGTCGCACTGTCCATCCCCGCGCCCGGCCCCGCCGCCGGCAATCGCCCGCCGACGCCGGCCGAGAACCGGCTCCTGCCCTGGTGGAAGGTGACCCGCCATGGAAAATGA
- a CDS encoding helix-turn-helix domain-containing protein, whose amino-acid sequence MAAKTNPTVRRRRLGAELRRLRVLSGLKSTEVAERLMVSQPKISHLENGNRAISPRDVRDLCVIYEVTDQQVIDSLMEMARESGERGWWHSYGELSGSVYIGLETDAASLHIHAPMMVPDLLQTPGYAQAVIGETIPRLTAEQAATQLKVRLRRQHRIYDLACPLRLWVIIDESALRRVVGGPDVMREQLEHLKALSAEPHITVQVLPYTAGAHPGLSGQFTILRFADSPEAGVVHVERFASDLCLEKPSDVRHYNVMYDHLQAQALTPDSSRDFITDTARTYVDAPIPS is encoded by the coding sequence GTGGCGGCGAAGACCAATCCCACTGTCAGGAGACGCCGTCTCGGCGCCGAGCTGCGTCGGCTCCGCGTGCTCAGTGGGTTGAAGAGCACAGAAGTGGCTGAGCGGCTCATGGTCTCTCAGCCCAAGATCAGTCATCTGGAGAACGGCAACCGCGCCATCAGCCCCCGTGATGTGCGCGACCTGTGCGTGATCTACGAAGTGACGGACCAGCAAGTCATCGACTCCCTGATGGAGATGGCCAGGGAATCCGGTGAGCGGGGCTGGTGGCACTCCTACGGCGAGCTCTCCGGCAGCGTCTACATCGGCCTGGAGACCGACGCCGCTTCCCTGCACATCCACGCGCCCATGATGGTGCCCGATCTGCTGCAGACCCCTGGCTACGCCCAGGCTGTCATCGGGGAAACCATCCCTCGGCTCACTGCCGAACAGGCCGCCACGCAGCTCAAGGTCCGGCTGCGCCGACAGCACCGGATCTACGACCTGGCCTGCCCGCTGCGCCTGTGGGTCATCATCGACGAATCGGCTCTGCGCCGCGTCGTCGGCGGCCCGGACGTCATGCGTGAACAACTGGAGCACCTGAAGGCACTCAGCGCGGAGCCGCACATCACGGTGCAGGTCCTTCCCTACACGGCCGGCGCTCATCCGGGTCTGTCAGGACAGTTCACCATCCTGCGGTTCGCCGACAGTCCCGAGGCGGGGGTGGTGCACGTGGAACGGTTCGCCAGCGATCTCTGCCTGGAGAAGCCGTCCGACGTGCGGCACTACAACGTGATGTACGACCACCTCCAGGCGCAGGCCCTCACCCCGGACAGCAGCCGCGACTTCATCACCGACACCGCCAGGACGTACGTCGACGCGCCGATCCCGTCCTGA
- a CDS encoding DUF2797 domain-containing protein, whose product MAQAWKCAGLRWSSAEGPALMWDGARPSPLTWGKRVSFGVVAGGVRQCAGARGHPCPVRAAVSGRSTGARCEECARLDRAHSVAADGIADDPRPYRVYLAWFGPGLVKVGITAAERGPVRLLEQGAVCFSWLGVGPLMAARRTEELLRAALRVPDRVPYAVKRAVRSTLPAGEEERAGELREVYGRAVQLSGWPESLEREPFQPVDHVRAFGLAGAPAALGEVSELVPGGSVSGELVAAVGPDLHLATDLPSTLGLPSTLGLPSALGLPSALGPASVTGLPSAVGPAFDAGAPSTGRRGVVVLDTRLMRGWRLVPAEDGEVSFPVRQFRVAEHRQDGLF is encoded by the coding sequence ATGGCACAGGCATGGAAGTGCGCGGGGCTGCGGTGGTCGTCGGCGGAGGGCCCCGCGCTGATGTGGGACGGGGCCCGTCCTAGCCCGCTGACCTGGGGCAAGCGGGTCTCGTTCGGTGTGGTCGCGGGCGGTGTGCGGCAGTGTGCCGGGGCTCGGGGGCACCCGTGTCCGGTGCGGGCGGCCGTGTCGGGGAGGAGCACGGGGGCCCGGTGCGAGGAGTGCGCGCGACTGGACCGGGCGCACTCCGTCGCGGCCGACGGGATCGCCGACGACCCCCGCCCCTACCGGGTGTACCTCGCCTGGTTCGGGCCCGGGCTCGTCAAGGTGGGGATCACGGCGGCCGAGCGGGGGCCCGTGCGACTGCTGGAGCAGGGCGCGGTCTGCTTCAGCTGGCTCGGGGTCGGGCCGCTGATGGCCGCCCGCCGCACCGAGGAACTGTTGCGGGCCGCGCTGCGCGTGCCGGACCGGGTGCCGTACGCAGTCAAGCGGGCGGTGCGGTCCACGCTGCCGGCGGGGGAGGAGGAACGGGCGGGTGAGCTGCGCGAGGTGTACGGCCGGGCCGTGCAACTGAGCGGCTGGCCCGAGTCGTTGGAGCGCGAGCCGTTCCAACCGGTCGATCATGTACGGGCCTTCGGGCTCGCCGGGGCTCCGGCCGCGCTCGGCGAGGTGAGCGAACTCGTGCCCGGCGGCTCGGTGAGCGGCGAGCTGGTGGCGGCCGTCGGCCCCGACCTGCATCTGGCCACCGACCTGCCTTCGACCCTCGGCCTGCCTTCGACCCTCGGCCTGCCCTCGGCCCTCGGCCTGCCCTCGGCCCTCGGCCCTGCTTCGGTCACAGGCCTTCCTTCGGCCGTCGGCCCCGCTTTTGATGCCGGCGCTCCTTCCACCGGGCGGCGAGGGGTGGTCGTACTCGACACACGGTTGATGCGGGGGTGGCGGCTGGTTCCCGCGGAGGACGGTGAAGTGAGCTTCCCGGTCCGGCAGTTCAGGGTGGCGGAGCATCGCCAGGACGGCCTGTTCTGA
- a CDS encoding DUF2637 domain-containing protein, whose translation MTWTTPDGRIPVNPDYEEPSFARRDRYSDAYAYGAGAGWNGGPADSVQAGVPLAAADPGWDPVEELAYLMQEAVTAEQAARVPPPRGEPTPGGDFIDPMESLAQITAQLPPPRRSSAGHRKISGRKLRLKWLRTGSFVIVALVAVIVAMVSVFGGMVAYRPLQNITSGSDHGMVPSWPLLVYGPWMVASLSILRTALHQRRAVHSWFIVLLFSSVAIMLCIAQADRTFTGIAGASLPALASLACFQQLVRQITLTLPPRQSTRRHRQ comes from the coding sequence GTGACGTGGACCACGCCCGACGGGCGCATTCCTGTGAATCCTGACTACGAGGAACCCTCCTTCGCGCGGCGTGATCGTTATTCCGACGCGTACGCCTATGGGGCGGGCGCCGGATGGAACGGCGGACCTGCCGACAGCGTCCAGGCGGGGGTTCCCCTGGCCGCGGCCGACCCGGGCTGGGATCCGGTGGAAGAACTCGCCTATCTCATGCAGGAGGCCGTCACGGCGGAGCAGGCGGCCAGGGTGCCGCCGCCTCGCGGCGAGCCCACGCCCGGCGGCGACTTCATCGACCCGATGGAGAGCCTCGCGCAGATCACCGCTCAGCTGCCGCCACCCCGAAGGTCTTCCGCAGGTCATCGCAAGATCTCAGGTCGAAAACTCCGGCTCAAGTGGTTGCGGACCGGCAGTTTCGTGATCGTGGCACTCGTCGCCGTCATCGTGGCGATGGTCAGCGTCTTCGGCGGCATGGTGGCCTACCGGCCACTGCAGAACATCACGTCCGGATCGGACCACGGAATGGTCCCGTCGTGGCCTCTCCTCGTGTACGGCCCCTGGATGGTGGCCTCTCTCTCCATTCTCCGGACCGCTCTGCATCAGCGCCGAGCCGTCCACTCGTGGTTCATCGTTCTGCTCTTCTCCTCCGTGGCGATAATGCTGTGCATCGCGCAGGCGGACAGAACCTTCACCGGAATCGCCGGGGCTTCCCTTCCCGCTCTCGCGTCCCTCGCCTGCTTCCAACAGCTCGTCCGTCAGATCACCCTGACCCTGCCACCGCGACAGAGCACGCGTCGGCACCGTCAGTAG
- a CDS encoding HTTM domain-containing protein: protein MENEAQRSASVGVDRWLAGRITGLWDLLTGRPVSLYAASVLRIGYGLLYLIFLLREFPHRDEIWGPGSAWTPALAHQLFEQTGWFSVLALSNSRAYFELCYVLALVTAALFMLGWRTRVLSVLFAVVVTSFHGRAIFMTDGGDNLVLLMSLYLVLTACGRRWSLDARRSMLKAARTGSAPEPVGSAFARQLCDARTTLITAMHNCGMFVIAAQVCFLYGSAGLYKVQGAFWGGGTALHYVLNLELFQPWPAISAFVDEHTLVVAVFGYMTVLLQVAFPFVLFGRLKYPVLAMLLGMHIGIAVLMGLPLFSGAMIVADAVFLPDRFYTLLPHLCRRAGRRTDSSRPWPGPAAGPGAVPVQGGPGRVPGATRRVVLPTVRKGTMPAAEPASPGAPSPTTE, encoded by the coding sequence ATGGAAAATGAGGCGCAGAGGTCCGCGTCCGTCGGCGTCGACCGGTGGCTCGCCGGCCGGATCACCGGCCTGTGGGACCTCCTGACCGGGCGTCCGGTGTCCCTGTACGCGGCGTCGGTGCTGCGCATCGGCTACGGACTGCTCTACCTGATCTTTCTGCTGCGCGAGTTCCCGCACCGGGACGAGATCTGGGGTCCGGGTTCTGCATGGACGCCCGCCCTGGCACACCAGCTCTTCGAGCAGACGGGCTGGTTCAGCGTTCTGGCCCTGTCAAACAGTCGTGCCTACTTCGAGCTCTGCTACGTGCTGGCGCTCGTCACGGCCGCACTGTTCATGCTGGGCTGGCGAACCCGTGTCCTGTCGGTCCTCTTCGCAGTCGTGGTGACCTCGTTCCACGGCCGGGCGATCTTCATGACGGACGGGGGCGACAACCTGGTCCTGCTGATGTCCCTCTACCTCGTCCTCACCGCCTGCGGCCGACGCTGGTCCCTGGACGCACGCAGAAGCATGCTGAAGGCGGCCCGTACGGGCAGTGCGCCGGAACCGGTCGGGAGTGCCTTCGCCCGGCAACTTTGCGATGCCAGGACCACTTTGATCACGGCGATGCACAACTGCGGCATGTTCGTCATCGCGGCGCAGGTCTGCTTCCTCTACGGATCAGCCGGCCTGTACAAGGTCCAGGGAGCCTTCTGGGGCGGCGGCACCGCGCTCCACTACGTCCTGAACCTCGAACTGTTCCAGCCCTGGCCCGCCATCTCGGCCTTCGTCGACGAGCACACGCTCGTGGTCGCCGTCTTCGGCTACATGACCGTGCTCCTACAGGTGGCCTTCCCGTTCGTGCTCTTCGGCAGGCTCAAGTATCCCGTTCTGGCCATGCTCCTGGGCATGCATATCGGCATCGCCGTGCTGATGGGGCTGCCTCTCTTCTCCGGTGCGATGATCGTCGCGGACGCCGTGTTCCTTCCCGATCGCTTCTACACCCTCCTGCCCCACCTCTGCCGACGCGCGGGGCGGCGGACGGACAGCAGCAGGCCGTGGCCCGGACCAGCGGCAGGCCCCGGAGCCGTACCTGTGCAAGGCGGGCCGGGCCGTGTGCCCGGCGCGACGCGTCGAGTCGTGCTCCCGACAGTGCGGAAAGGCACGATGCCTGCCGCCGAGCCCGCTTCCCCCGGGGCCCCCTCACCGACGACCGAGTGA